Proteins from one Ornithobacterium rhinotracheale genomic window:
- a CDS encoding HAD family hydrolase: protein MNIDTIIFDFGGVLVDWNPRYVFKKYFDNEEEMEWFLANVCTNEWNMEQDRGRSFAEATKILQNQFPEHSEMIAKFYGEWEDMLKSDIPGTVEILKELHQKYPLYGLTNWSAESIDIAYNRYDFFSLFKGIVVSGEEKLIKPEPEIYQVLLNRYDLTPEKCLFIDDNLDNVKAAQAQGINAIQFTTPEKLRKDLEDLNLL, encoded by the coding sequence ATGAATATCGATACTATAATATTTGATTTCGGTGGTGTTTTAGTAGACTGGAATCCTCGTTATGTTTTCAAAAAATACTTTGACAACGAAGAAGAAATGGAATGGTTTCTTGCCAATGTTTGCACCAATGAATGGAACATGGAACAAGATCGCGGAAGAAGTTTTGCCGAAGCTACCAAAATCCTTCAAAATCAATTTCCTGAACATAGCGAAATGATCGCTAAATTCTATGGAGAATGGGAAGATATGTTGAAATCTGACATTCCTGGAACGGTAGAAATTTTGAAAGAATTACACCAAAAATATCCTTTATACGGACTCACCAATTGGTCTGCCGAATCGATTGACATAGCCTACAACCGATATGATTTCTTCTCGCTCTTTAAAGGAATTGTAGTTTCGGGCGAAGAAAAACTCATCAAACCTGAACCTGAAATTTATCAAGTTTTGCTTAATCGCTATGACTTAACACCCGAAAAATGTTTGTTTATTGACGATAATTTGGACAATGTAAAAGCTGCACAAGCACAAGGCATAAACGCCATTCAATTTACAACGCCAGAAAAACTGAGAAAAGATTTAGAAGATTTAAACTTATTATAA
- a CDS encoding HesB/IscA family protein: MIKVSQQAKTKLEQLLAEEGKSFENAYVRVGVISGGCSGLSYNLSFDTEKTENDKLFEDNGARILVDKKSFLYLVGTTLEYSGGLNGKGFVFNNPNANRTCGCGESFSL; encoded by the coding sequence ATGATTAAAGTTTCTCAACAAGCTAAAACCAAATTGGAGCAATTGCTCGCCGAGGAAGGAAAATCCTTTGAAAACGCTTATGTTCGCGTAGGTGTCATCAGCGGGGGATGTTCTGGCTTGTCATACAATTTAAGCTTTGATACAGAAAAAACTGAAAACGACAAATTATTTGAAGATAATGGCGCAAGAATTTTAGTCGATAAAAAATCTTTCCTCTATCTTGTGGGCACTACGCTCGAGTATTCGGGAGGGCTTAACGGGAAAGGTTTTGTCTTTAATAATCCTAATGCCAATAGAACTTGCGGTTGTGGTGAAAGTTTTTCATTATAA
- the sufB gene encoding Fe-S cluster assembly protein SufB, translated as MSKYTEDDLRVELESGKEYEFGWTTDVEYEEFPKGLNEDIIREISKRKNEPEWMTEWRLEAYRIWLTMEEPEWANVNYEKPDFQAIQYYAAPKKQKQLNSLDEVDPELLKTFEKLGISLEEQKRLSGVAVDAVIDSVSVKTTFRETLAEKGIIFMSISEAIKEHPDLVKKYLGKVVPRGDNFYAALNSAVFSDGSFCYIPKGVRCPMELSTYFRINQAGTGQFERTLVVADEGSYVSYLEGCTAPQRDENQLHAAVVELIAMDDAEIKYSTVQNWFPGNENGKGGVYNFVTKRALAEKNAKVSWTQVETGSAVTWKYPSCILKGDNSIGEFYSIAVTNNYQQADTGTKMIHLGKNTKSTIISKGISAGRSQNSYRGLVKVAKNASNARNFSQCDSLLMGNKCGAHTFPYIDIKNSTAKLEHEATTSKIGEDQIFYCNQRGIDEEKAIALIVNGFSKEVLKKLPMEFAVEAQKLLEISLEGSVG; from the coding sequence ATGTCAAAATATACAGAAGACGATTTAAGAGTAGAACTAGAATCTGGTAAAGAATACGAATTCGGCTGGACAACCGATGTGGAGTACGAAGAGTTTCCCAAAGGGCTAAACGAAGACATCATTCGTGAAATTTCTAAAAGAAAAAACGAACCTGAATGGATGACTGAATGGCGTCTTGAAGCTTATAGAATTTGGCTTACTATGGAAGAGCCTGAATGGGCTAATGTAAATTATGAAAAACCAGATTTCCAAGCAATTCAATATTATGCTGCGCCAAAAAAGCAAAAACAACTCAACTCGCTAGACGAGGTAGATCCTGAGCTTTTAAAAACCTTTGAAAAATTAGGGATTTCGCTTGAGGAGCAAAAAAGATTGAGTGGTGTGGCTGTAGATGCCGTAATTGATTCTGTTTCGGTGAAAACTACTTTTAGAGAAACTTTGGCAGAAAAAGGCATTATCTTTATGTCTATCAGCGAAGCAATCAAGGAACACCCAGATTTAGTAAAGAAATATTTGGGTAAAGTCGTTCCGCGTGGCGATAATTTCTATGCCGCTTTGAACTCTGCTGTTTTCTCAGACGGATCGTTCTGTTATATTCCAAAAGGTGTGAGATGCCCAATGGAACTTTCAACCTATTTCCGTATCAACCAAGCAGGAACTGGGCAGTTTGAGCGTACGCTTGTAGTGGCAGATGAGGGCTCTTATGTTTCTTATCTAGAAGGCTGTACAGCACCACAGCGCGACGAAAACCAATTGCACGCAGCCGTTGTAGAGCTTATTGCTATGGACGATGCCGAGATTAAATATTCTACCGTTCAAAACTGGTTCCCTGGGAACGAAAACGGAAAAGGTGGAGTTTATAACTTTGTAACTAAGAGAGCTTTGGCTGAGAAAAACGCAAAAGTTTCTTGGACTCAGGTAGAGACAGGTTCGGCTGTTACTTGGAAATACCCAAGTTGTATTTTAAAAGGCGACAACTCAATTGGGGAATTCTACTCAATTGCGGTTACCAACAATTACCAACAAGCCGATACGGGAACTAAGATGATTCACCTTGGGAAAAATACCAAATCAACGATTATTTCTAAAGGTATTTCTGCAGGTAGATCTCAAAACAGCTACCGTGGTCTTGTGAAAGTAGCTAAAAATGCGAGCAATGCGAGAAACTTCTCTCAGTGTGATTCATTACTAATGGGTAATAAATGTGGTGCACATACTTTCCCTTACATCGATATTAAAAACAGTACGGCTAAACTTGAGCACGAAGCGACTACTTCAAAAATTGGTGAAGACCAAATTTTCTACTGCAACCAGCGTGGAATCGATGAAGAAAAAGCAATTGCACTCATTGTTAATGGATTTAGCAAAGAAGTATTAAAAAAACTTCCTATGGAATTTGCCGTAGAAGCCCAAAAACTGCTCGAAATCAGTTTGGAAGGTAGTGTTGGATAA
- a CDS encoding PspC family transcriptional regulator has protein sequence MLDDLRIKMEAHGFEVISRISDKLGMRAAKLRLLFIYLSFATLGITFVFYLIMAFFLWVKDGFIKKRKSVFDL, from the coding sequence ATGCTAGACGATTTAAGAATCAAAATGGAAGCTCACGGATTTGAGGTAATTTCTCGTATTTCGGACAAGCTCGGAATGCGTGCCGCCAAATTGCGTTTGCTTTTCATTTATTTATCTTTTGCCACATTAGGAATCACCTTTGTTTTTTATTTAATTATGGCATTTTTTCTTTGGGTGAAAGATGGCTTTATTAAAAAAAGAAAATCAGTCTTTGATTTATAA
- a CDS encoding ComEA family DNA-binding protein — translation MRDFFQHFSVSKEQRGAFIALGLLVIVGLLGLEFIPQFLPEGSVSPLPAEVQNYLAQTENIEQKAPKVHLEKFNPNALDAAGFQELGFSKKQAEIIEKYRYSLGGNFSTPEDFAKCYVVSEKKFQELLPYIQLRKVAVSAELKTPKTFREQKRPEISKFNPNSLDQKGWEQLGFSEKQAQAIIKYRDKILGGEFENLQQIKDCYVINDFKFNQIKDFIILPKTKSAPQKKQQNMILYPNEMTLKDWLKIGFSEADAKNILKFRSFMGKFESVADFEKLKIDNIELLTQLKNQYILKFD, via the coding sequence TTGAGGGATTTTTTTCAGCATTTTTCAGTCAGTAAGGAGCAGCGAGGAGCTTTCATTGCACTTGGTCTGCTGGTTATTGTAGGGCTTTTGGGGCTTGAATTTATACCTCAATTTTTACCAGAGGGCAGCGTTTCGCCGCTCCCCGCCGAGGTGCAAAATTATTTAGCCCAAACTGAAAATATTGAGCAAAAAGCGCCCAAAGTTCATTTAGAAAAATTTAACCCGAATGCCTTAGATGCAGCGGGCTTTCAGGAATTAGGCTTTTCAAAAAAGCAGGCGGAAATCATAGAAAAGTACCGTTATTCGCTGGGAGGAAATTTTAGCACGCCAGAGGATTTTGCTAAATGCTATGTAGTGAGTGAGAAAAAGTTTCAGGAGCTTTTGCCATACATTCAGTTGAGGAAGGTAGCCGTGTCTGCCGAGCTTAAAACGCCCAAGACTTTTAGAGAGCAAAAACGCCCTGAAATTTCAAAGTTTAATCCGAATTCATTAGATCAAAAAGGATGGGAACAGCTGGGCTTTTCAGAAAAACAAGCCCAAGCTATAATTAAGTACAGAGATAAAATTTTGGGCGGTGAATTTGAGAATTTACAACAAATTAAGGATTGCTATGTTATTAATGATTTTAAATTTAATCAAATAAAAGATTTTATTATTCTGCCCAAAACGAAGTCTGCACCTCAGAAAAAGCAGCAAAATATGATTTTGTATCCCAATGAAATGACTTTAAAAGATTGGTTAAAAATAGGATTTAGTGAGGCAGATGCTAAAAATATTCTTAAATTTCGGAGTTTTATGGGCAAGTTTGAATCAGTCGCAGATTTTGAAAAATTGAAGATTGATAATATCGAACTTTTAACCCAGCTAAAAAATCAATATATATTAAAATTTGATTGA
- a CDS encoding acyl-CoA dehydrogenase family protein, which yields MRERTEEQNIIVEAIRSFAEQRIKSHVMEWDEAQHFPVELFKELGEMGCMGVLVPEELGGSGLSYEEYVDIIDEISQVDPSIGLSVAAHNSLCTNHILTFGNEEQKQKWIPKLASGQVLGAWGLTEHNTGSDAGGMSTTAVKDGDEWVINGAKNFITHAISGDIAVIMTRTGEVGTSGNSTAFVLEKGMPGFTSGKKENKLGMRASETAELIFDNVRVPDSHRLGNVGDGFRQALAILDGGRISIAALALGIAKGAYKAALQYAKERKQFGQPIANFQAINFRLAEMATKIHASELMILKACEMKQKNLKMTKEGAMAKWYASESCVEIATDAVQIFGGYGYSKDFPVEKFFRDSKLCTIGEGTTEIQKLVIGREILK from the coding sequence ATGAGAGAAAGAACAGAAGAACAAAATATCATTGTAGAAGCCATTAGAAGTTTTGCCGAACAAAGAATTAAATCCCATGTGATGGAGTGGGACGAGGCACAACATTTTCCTGTAGAATTGTTTAAAGAATTGGGCGAAATGGGCTGTATGGGCGTATTAGTGCCAGAAGAATTAGGCGGTTCGGGCTTGAGTTATGAGGAGTATGTGGACATTATCGACGAGATTTCTCAAGTAGATCCTTCCATTGGATTGTCGGTGGCGGCGCATAACTCACTCTGTACTAATCATATTTTGACTTTTGGGAACGAGGAGCAAAAACAAAAATGGATTCCAAAATTGGCATCTGGACAAGTGCTAGGTGCTTGGGGGCTTACAGAACACAATACGGGATCTGATGCGGGAGGAATGAGTACCACAGCCGTGAAAGATGGCGATGAATGGGTGATTAATGGAGCGAAAAACTTCATTACACACGCGATTTCTGGCGATATTGCCGTGATTATGACGCGTACGGGCGAGGTGGGAACTTCGGGCAATTCAACCGCTTTTGTGCTAGAAAAAGGAATGCCAGGCTTTACTTCTGGTAAAAAAGAGAATAAATTAGGTATGCGTGCTTCGGAAACAGCCGAATTGATTTTTGATAATGTACGCGTGCCAGATTCGCATCGTTTGGGCAATGTGGGCGACGGGTTCAGACAGGCTTTAGCCATTTTAGATGGCGGGAGAATCTCGATTGCAGCCTTGGCTTTGGGTATTGCAAAAGGGGCTTATAAAGCAGCGTTGCAATATGCTAAGGAAAGAAAACAATTCGGTCAGCCAATTGCTAATTTCCAAGCTATTAATTTTAGATTGGCAGAAATGGCAACTAAAATTCACGCTTCTGAATTAATGATTTTGAAAGCTTGCGAAATGAAGCAGAAAAATCTAAAAATGACCAAAGAAGGTGCCATGGCTAAATGGTATGCTTCAGAATCTTGTGTGGAAATCGCTACCGATGCGGTGCAAATTTTCGGCGGATATGGTTATTCCAAAGATTTCCCTGTGGAAAAATTCTTTAGAGATTCAAAATTGTGTACCATAGGAGAGGGGACCACAGAAATCCAAAAACTAGTGATAGGACGCGAAATTTTAAAATAA
- a CDS encoding YfhO family protein, which produces MKLNKNIIFGLISIVLIALVALAYNMPVISGNQALLQPDIVNYKGSAESMHQYQKATGENVYWSDAMFSGMPTYQTGASYQYNVIKKIDQVLRFLPRPADYMFLLLAGFFILGLVLFKNWKYALMGAFLFGLGTYFVIIIEAGHNSKAHAIAYFAPLAAGIILLFKRKYILGLLLTTLFMALELNANHPQMTYYFGFVMGLFVIFEGVEAFKQKQIKAFGISLGLSVVALFLALGLNSTNYLATYEYGKLSTRGKNNVTLLQNEHSNHAGLNKDYITAWSYGKLETLNLFIPNFMGGGSTEPETYKKNLQESVQQAAGEVAAQYAAQNPQAKYEEIYPQALASMSQNISAIPTYWGDQPFTSGPAYQGAVVVFLFILGLFLVKGRYKWWLLSATLLSFILAWGKNFMPITDFFINFVPFYDKFRAVSSILVMAEFTMPLLGALAVYRYFKDKTLSEETKKKILYYAGGGVVAFLVILYVAGGSMFSFTSEIDAQLPQAMAKGIKADRIAMFKADTLRTIIFVVLTLGLFLLYQFKVLKHKEIVIAGIAILSLIDVWGVDKRYLNDENFIPAQWVKNPFPTQMTDRMMQAAQGNPMVMQIAYKIPMNSVLNQIKENDKGHYRVFNRAVNTFNDASTSYFVNAIGGYHGAKLQNYQNIIDVYFTSDSIQKKQLGLSNRSLENILNMLNTRYVIVGNPQEPQVMKNPNPAGNAWFVQQVLEAKDDNESIVKIGQIDIKNQAVVNNFSANKNYSSANANIELTKYLPFEIHYTSENANDGFAVFSEVFYDKGWQASIDGKEAPIVQTNYFLRGLEIPKGKHEIVFKFEPKSIQLGSTITLASNVIFALLILGSGFYFYKKRKEKNA; this is translated from the coding sequence ATGAAACTAAATAAAAATATAATTTTTGGGTTAATTTCTATCGTGCTGATTGCCCTTGTGGCTTTGGCATACAACATGCCCGTTATCAGCGGGAATCAAGCTTTGTTGCAACCCGATATCGTAAACTACAAAGGTAGTGCCGAGAGCATGCACCAGTATCAAAAAGCTACGGGCGAAAATGTGTACTGGAGCGATGCCATGTTTAGCGGTATGCCCACTTATCAAACGGGGGCGAGCTACCAATACAATGTGATTAAGAAAATAGACCAAGTTTTACGCTTTTTGCCGCGTCCTGCCGATTACATGTTTTTGCTTTTGGCGGGATTTTTTATACTCGGTTTGGTATTGTTTAAAAATTGGAAATATGCACTAATGGGTGCATTTCTCTTTGGCTTAGGCACTTATTTCGTCATCATTATCGAGGCAGGGCACAATTCCAAGGCGCACGCCATTGCTTATTTTGCGCCATTAGCCGCTGGAATTATTCTTTTATTTAAGCGAAAATATATTTTAGGGCTTTTGCTCACAACACTTTTTATGGCGTTGGAGCTAAATGCCAATCACCCACAAATGACTTATTATTTCGGTTTTGTCATGGGATTATTTGTCATTTTTGAAGGGGTAGAAGCCTTTAAACAAAAACAAATCAAAGCATTTGGAATTTCGCTAGGGCTAAGCGTTGTGGCATTGTTTTTAGCATTAGGCTTAAATAGCACCAATTATTTAGCCACTTATGAGTACGGAAAATTAAGCACCCGTGGCAAAAACAATGTAACTTTGTTGCAAAATGAGCATAGCAATCATGCTGGCTTAAACAAAGATTACATCACGGCTTGGAGCTACGGGAAACTAGAAACCTTAAACCTTTTTATCCCTAATTTTATGGGTGGAGGTTCTACCGAGCCAGAAACTTATAAAAAGAATTTGCAAGAATCTGTTCAGCAAGCGGCGGGCGAAGTGGCGGCACAATATGCAGCGCAAAATCCTCAAGCCAAATACGAAGAAATTTACCCGCAAGCTTTAGCTTCTATGAGTCAAAACATTAGTGCTATCCCAACTTATTGGGGCGATCAGCCATTTACAAGTGGTCCAGCTTATCAAGGTGCGGTGGTTGTATTTTTGTTTATTTTGGGCTTATTCTTGGTTAAAGGAAGATACAAATGGTGGCTTTTAAGTGCTACGCTGTTGAGTTTTATCCTTGCTTGGGGCAAAAACTTTATGCCTATCACTGATTTCTTTATAAATTTTGTGCCGTTCTATGATAAATTTAGAGCTGTTTCTTCAATACTTGTCATGGCGGAATTTACCATGCCATTGTTAGGTGCATTGGCAGTATATCGTTATTTTAAAGATAAAACTTTAAGCGAAGAAACAAAGAAAAAAATCTTGTATTATGCAGGCGGTGGCGTTGTGGCATTTTTAGTGATTTTGTATGTGGCGGGCGGTAGTATGTTCTCGTTTACATCTGAGATAGATGCGCAATTGCCACAGGCCATGGCAAAAGGCATTAAAGCGGATAGAATTGCGATGTTTAAAGCAGATACTTTGCGTACAATTATTTTTGTGGTGCTCACTTTAGGTTTGTTTTTATTGTATCAATTCAAGGTTTTAAAACACAAAGAAATCGTGATTGCGGGTATTGCCATTTTAAGTTTAATTGATGTTTGGGGTGTGGATAAACGATACTTAAACGACGAAAACTTTATCCCTGCACAATGGGTGAAAAATCCGTTTCCTACACAAATGACCGATCGCATGATGCAGGCGGCGCAAGGCAATCCGATGGTGATGCAGATTGCATACAAAATCCCAATGAATAGTGTTTTAAACCAAATCAAAGAAAACGACAAAGGGCATTATCGTGTGTTTAATCGAGCAGTCAATACATTTAATGATGCTTCTACATCTTATTTCGTCAATGCGATTGGGGGATACCATGGAGCTAAATTGCAGAATTATCAAAATATCATAGATGTCTATTTTACAAGTGATTCTATCCAGAAAAAACAATTGGGCTTAAGCAATCGTTCGCTCGAAAACATCTTAAATATGCTCAATACACGCTATGTGATTGTGGGCAATCCGCAAGAACCGCAGGTGATGAAAAATCCAAATCCTGCAGGAAATGCGTGGTTTGTGCAACAAGTTTTAGAGGCTAAAGACGACAACGAGTCTATTGTGAAAATTGGACAAATCGACATCAAAAATCAAGCGGTAGTTAATAATTTTTCAGCGAATAAAAATTATTCTTCTGCCAATGCTAATATTGAATTGACAAAGTATTTACCATTTGAAATCCATTATACTAGCGAGAATGCCAATGATGGTTTTGCGGTATTTTCTGAAGTGTTTTATGACAAAGGTTGGCAAGCCAGCATCGACGGAAAAGAAGCACCCATCGTGCAGACCAACTATTTCCTTCGCGGGCTTGAAATCCCTAAAGGCAAGCACGAAATTGTTTTCAAATTTGAACCAAAATCCATTCAATTAGGTTCTACAATCACTTTGGCAAGCAATGTGATTTTTGCCTTATTGATTCTGGGTAGCGGTTTCTATTTTTATAAAAAAAGAAAAGAGAAAAATGCCTAA
- the trpS gene encoding tryptophan--tRNA ligase gives MRVLTGLQSTGTPHLGNILGAILPAIEMAKDEKNESFLFIADLHSLTQIKDAEVLKENTYQTAAAWLALGLDTSKSVFYRQSDVPQCTELTWYLLNFFSYQRLTLAHSFKDKAGRLDDVNGGLFTYPILMAADILLYDANVVPVGKDQMQHLEITRDVASRFNHLMGETFVIPEGKTNETTMYIPGLDGEKMSKSRGNYINVFLPAKQLRKQIMSIQTDSTPLEEPKDYESCNVFNLYKTMASESQIAEMKENYTRGGYGYGHAKQALFELITEKFGEAREKFDALLANRSEIDEALAQGAEKASVIADETLKRVREKLGYINK, from the coding sequence ATGCGTGTATTAACTGGTTTACAAAGTACAGGAACGCCCCATTTAGGAAACATTTTGGGCGCAATTTTACCCGCCATCGAAATGGCAAAAGACGAGAAAAACGAAAGTTTTCTATTTATTGCAGATTTGCACTCTTTAACCCAAATTAAAGATGCCGAAGTTTTAAAAGAAAACACTTACCAAACGGCTGCCGCTTGGCTTGCATTGGGGTTAGATACTTCTAAGTCTGTATTTTATCGTCAATCAGATGTTCCACAATGTACCGAGCTTACATGGTATTTGCTAAACTTTTTCTCATACCAGAGACTGACTTTGGCGCACTCTTTTAAAGACAAAGCTGGGCGTCTAGACGATGTAAATGGCGGACTTTTCACCTATCCTATTTTAATGGCGGCAGACATTTTATTATACGACGCCAATGTAGTACCTGTGGGAAAAGACCAAATGCAACACCTTGAAATCACGCGTGATGTGGCTTCTCGTTTCAACCATTTAATGGGCGAAACTTTTGTGATACCAGAAGGAAAAACTAACGAAACCACAATGTATATCCCTGGTCTTGATGGCGAAAAAATGAGCAAATCTCGCGGTAACTACATTAATGTTTTCTTACCAGCAAAACAACTGAGAAAACAAATTATGAGCATTCAGACAGATAGCACACCGCTTGAGGAGCCAAAAGATTATGAATCTTGCAATGTTTTCAATCTTTATAAAACGATGGCAAGCGAAAGCCAAATCGCTGAAATGAAAGAAAATTACACCAGAGGTGGCTATGGCTACGGACACGCTAAACAAGCTCTTTTTGAACTGATTACTGAAAAATTTGGAGAGGCTCGTGAGAAATTCGACGCACTTTTAGCCAATCGTTCAGAAATTGATGAAGCACTAGCGCAAGGTGCGGAAAAAGCTAGCGTGATTGCCGACGAAACGCTGAAAAGAGTACGCGAAAAATTAGGTTACATCAATAAGTAA
- a CDS encoding thioredoxin family protein: MGLFNIFSSKNKSIKALEINEANFNQEIAESNLPVVLDFYASWCQPCQVMSSLITRLVKENQDLAQKVKVGKVDIEANPRLAEMFKIRSTPSLLFIHKQSVLERSSGLLPYNELLQKIQDFAEDFETED; this comes from the coding sequence ATGGGATTATTTAATATTTTTAGTTCAAAGAATAAAAGCATCAAAGCCCTCGAAATTAACGAAGCCAATTTTAATCAAGAAATTGCCGAAAGCAATTTGCCCGTTGTGCTTGACTTTTACGCCAGCTGGTGCCAACCATGCCAAGTGATGAGCTCGCTGATTACTCGTTTGGTGAAAGAAAATCAAGATTTAGCCCAAAAAGTAAAAGTAGGAAAGGTTGATATCGAAGCCAATCCACGCTTGGCCGAAATGTTTAAAATTCGTAGCACGCCAAGTCTTTTATTCATTCATAAACAAAGCGTTTTAGAACGCTCTTCGGGACTTCTCCCCTACAACGAATTGCTTCAAAAAATACAAGATTTTGCCGAAGACTTTGAAACCGAAGATTAA
- a CDS encoding DUF6263 family protein yields MKKSIIALSIVTLAFSCKKENTTTTTNETTKTEVKKEVPAEAFTKNAQDEYVFAFNLEEGKTYPFSLTNNATMTQSNGKQSQTVKQTSTTALDYTVAQVKDSTYVLDVKFTRFKEENKNDKKTIGFDTDAEKPTDKGAARQWEFNKAIVGKVFKMEITRNGKVIDVTNLLPVRNAVKEELKKDLSKEEQDGLDQVLSQTLNITAIQTIFDESTSFYPKKAVKLGEKWSKSEGTDKAKSTMNYTLTSIDNGVVDIKIDGSSKGSDSQSNPQGVKLYRSLEGSVDGLAKLDQKSGWISSADIKRKEVVRETQEYQGQKMNFSSTTNTHTEINNK; encoded by the coding sequence ATGAAAAAATCAATAATAGCGCTTTCGATTGTGACTTTGGCTTTTTCTTGTAAAAAAGAAAATACAACCACCACAACCAACGAAACGACAAAAACCGAAGTAAAAAAAGAAGTTCCAGCAGAAGCATTCACCAAAAATGCACAAGATGAGTATGTTTTTGCCTTTAATTTAGAAGAAGGAAAAACTTATCCGTTTAGCCTTACCAATAATGCTACCATGACTCAGTCGAACGGGAAGCAAAGCCAAACGGTGAAACAGACTTCTACTACTGCACTTGATTACACCGTGGCGCAAGTAAAAGATAGTACTTATGTGCTGGATGTGAAATTTACTCGTTTCAAAGAAGAAAATAAAAACGATAAAAAGACTATTGGGTTTGATACCGATGCAGAAAAACCAACCGACAAAGGCGCTGCAAGACAATGGGAATTCAATAAAGCTATCGTAGGAAAAGTCTTTAAAATGGAAATTACTCGCAATGGCAAAGTGATTGATGTAACCAATCTATTGCCTGTGAGAAATGCAGTGAAAGAAGAACTTAAAAAAGATTTAAGCAAAGAAGAACAAGATGGGCTAGACCAAGTGTTGAGCCAAACATTAAACATCACAGCAATCCAAACAATTTTTGATGAATCGACTTCTTTCTACCCCAAAAAAGCCGTGAAACTAGGCGAAAAATGGAGCAAATCTGAAGGAACAGATAAGGCTAAATCTACTATGAATTATACTTTAACATCTATCGATAATGGTGTAGTAGACATCAAAATCGATGGAAGTAGCAAAGGAAGCGATTCGCAATCAAATCCGCAAGGAGTGAAGTTGTACAGAAGTCTAGAGGGAAGTGTAGACGGTTTGGCTAAATTAGACCAAAAATCGGGCTGGATTTCTTCTGCAGACATCAAGAGAAAAGAAGTAGTGAGAGAAACTCAGGAATATCAAGGACAAAAAATGAATTTCTCGTCTACCACAAACACTCATACAGAAATCAATAATAAATAA